A stretch of Bradyrhizobium diazoefficiens DNA encodes these proteins:
- a CDS encoding NAD(P)/FAD-dependent oxidoreductase: MAPLPSSADIAIIGAGAAGLGAAHALRGSDLSMIVLEARDRVGGRAWTVQASPHVTFDVGCGWLHSADKNSFVAIARQLDFELNKDLPPWRERVFGNAFPQIERDDFTRAMDAFYERLWKAAQKGKDEPASRSLEPGNRWNPMIDAISTYINGCELKDMSTLDWDAYEDSELNWRVRRGYGALVAVYGAPCPVALNCNVTLIDHSGKRVRLETSQGTLTADKVIVTVPTNLIADDAIRFSPRLPAKVDAAAGLPLGVDDKVTLALEDTEAFPKEGNLRGATMRTEMGTYHIRPFGQPCIEGFFGGSFARALEDAGEGAFAAQSIDEIAGFLGNDIRRKLKPLYESRWAHDPFARGSYSHALPGHAGDRAVLAAPVDGRLFFAGEATSPNFFTTAHGARDSGERAAKEVLAVLSKS, encoded by the coding sequence ATGGCTCCCCTCCCTTCCTCCGCCGACATCGCGATCATCGGCGCTGGTGCCGCTGGCCTCGGCGCGGCGCACGCGCTGCGTGGCTCCGACCTCTCCATGATCGTGCTGGAAGCGCGCGACCGGGTCGGCGGCCGCGCCTGGACGGTGCAGGCCTCTCCTCACGTCACCTTCGACGTGGGCTGCGGCTGGCTGCACTCCGCCGACAAGAACTCCTTTGTCGCAATCGCGCGGCAGCTCGATTTCGAGCTCAACAAGGATCTGCCGCCCTGGCGCGAGCGCGTCTTCGGCAACGCGTTTCCGCAAATCGAGCGCGACGATTTCACGCGCGCGATGGACGCGTTCTACGAGCGGCTCTGGAAGGCCGCGCAGAAGGGCAAGGATGAGCCCGCAAGCCGGAGCCTCGAGCCCGGCAATCGCTGGAATCCGATGATCGACGCGATCTCGACCTACATCAACGGCTGCGAACTCAAGGACATGTCGACGCTCGACTGGGACGCCTATGAGGACAGCGAGCTCAACTGGCGCGTCCGCCGCGGCTACGGCGCGCTGGTCGCGGTCTATGGCGCGCCCTGCCCGGTGGCACTGAACTGCAACGTCACGCTGATCGATCATTCCGGCAAGCGTGTCCGCCTCGAGACGTCACAGGGCACGCTAACTGCGGACAAGGTGATCGTCACCGTGCCGACCAATCTGATCGCCGACGACGCAATCCGCTTCTCGCCAAGGCTCCCCGCCAAGGTCGATGCGGCGGCCGGGCTGCCGCTCGGCGTCGACGACAAGGTGACGCTGGCGCTGGAGGATACCGAAGCCTTCCCGAAGGAGGGCAATCTGCGCGGCGCCACCATGCGCACCGAGATGGGCACCTACCACATCCGCCCGTTCGGCCAGCCCTGCATCGAAGGCTTCTTTGGCGGCAGCTTTGCCCGCGCGCTGGAAGATGCCGGCGAGGGCGCGTTCGCCGCGCAGAGCATCGACGAGATCGCCGGCTTTCTCGGCAACGATATCAGGCGCAAGCTGAAGCCGCTGTACGAGTCCCGCTGGGCACACGATCCATTTGCCCGGGGCTCCTATTCGCACGCGCTGCCCGGCCACGCGGGCGATCGTGCCGTGCTGGCCGCGCCGGTGGATGGGCGATTGTTCTTCGCAGGGGAAGCGACCTCGCCGAATTTCTTCACGACGGCGCATGGGGCGAGAGACAGTGGAGAGCGGGCGGCGAAGGAAGTGCTCGCGGTTCTAAGCAAGTCGTAG
- the folD gene encoding bifunctional methylenetetrahydrofolate dehydrogenase/methenyltetrahydrofolate cyclohydrolase FolD, translating into MTAKIIDGKVIAAELRARVANEVARVKREHNLVPGLAVVLVGADPASEVYVRSKHTQTQAAGMTSFEHRLPADVSRADLLAVVTKLNRDPAVHGILVQLPLPKGLDTEAVINALDPAKDVDGLHPNNAGRLAGGFEALSPCTPLGCIILTKSVHPSLEGMNAIVIGRSNLVGRPLVQLLLNENATVTIAHSRSRDLPRLVRQADLVYAAVGRSEMVRGDWLKPGATVIDVGINRIPKDDGKTRLVGDVAYQEALGVAGAITPVPGGVGQMTVACLLVNTLRAACAIAGLPKPAV; encoded by the coding sequence ATGACGGCCAAGATCATCGACGGAAAAGTCATTGCCGCGGAACTTCGCGCCCGCGTTGCCAATGAGGTCGCCCGTGTCAAGCGCGAGCACAATCTGGTGCCGGGCCTCGCGGTTGTCCTGGTCGGCGCTGATCCCGCCAGCGAAGTCTATGTCCGCTCCAAGCATACGCAGACGCAAGCCGCCGGCATGACCTCGTTCGAGCACAGACTGCCCGCGGATGTCTCGCGAGCGGACCTGCTGGCGGTCGTCACAAAGCTCAACCGCGATCCCGCCGTGCACGGCATTCTGGTGCAATTGCCCCTGCCCAAGGGCCTGGACACCGAAGCCGTGATCAATGCCCTCGATCCCGCCAAGGATGTCGACGGTCTGCATCCGAACAATGCCGGCCGGCTTGCCGGCGGCTTCGAGGCGCTGTCGCCCTGCACGCCGCTCGGCTGCATCATCCTGACCAAGAGCGTGCACCCTTCCCTCGAAGGCATGAACGCCATCGTCATCGGCCGCTCCAATCTGGTCGGCCGTCCGCTGGTGCAATTGCTGTTGAACGAGAACGCCACGGTGACGATCGCGCATTCGCGCTCGCGCGACCTGCCCCGGCTCGTGAGGCAGGCCGACCTCGTCTATGCCGCGGTCGGCCGATCCGAGATGGTGCGCGGCGACTGGCTGAAGCCGGGTGCGACCGTGATCGATGTCGGCATCAACCGCATTCCGAAGGACGACGGCAAGACGAGGCTCGTCGGCGATGTCGCCTATCAGGAAGCGCTCGGGGTTGCCGGCGCGATCACGCCGGTGCCCGGCGGCGTCGGCCAGATGACGGTCGCCTGCCTGCTCGTGAACACGCTGCGGGCGGCTTGCGCGATTGCGGGTCTGCCGAAGCCGGCGGTGTAG
- the typA gene encoding translational GTPase TypA, with translation MNLRNIAIIAHVDHGKTTLVDRLLQQSGTYRENQKVTERAMDSNDLERERGITILAKAASVQWKDTRINIVDTPGHADFGGEVERILNMVDGALVLVDAAEGPLPQTKFVVSKALKVGLKPIVVINKVDRPDARATEVINEVFDLFAALDASEEQLDFPILYGSAKQGWMADSPDGSHEAGMQPLFDLIVRHVAPPTVEEGPFRMIGTILEANPYLGRIITGRITSGSIKPNQAVKVLGADGKTIEQGRITKILAFRGIERTPLDEADAGDIVAIAGLTKGTVADTFCDPSVETPLVAQPIDPPTVSMSFIVNNSPLAGTEGDKVTSRMIRDRLLRESEGNVALRVVEASDKDAMEVSGRGELQLAILIETMRREGFELSVSRPRVVLQKDEATGATLEPIEEVVIDVDEEHSGVVVQKMSERKSELIEMKPSGGNRLRLVFYAPTRGLIGYQGELLTDTRGTAIMNRLFHGYAPYKGEIQGRRNGVLISNDQGDAVAYAMFKLEDRGPMMIEPGWKVYKGMIVGEHTRDNDLEINVLKGKQLTNIRTTSKDEAVRLTPPIRMTLEKALAYIEDDELVEITPKSIRLRKRHLDPNERKRAEKTKEVVA, from the coding sequence ATGAACCTTCGCAACATCGCCATCATCGCCCACGTCGACCACGGCAAGACGACTCTCGTCGACCGCCTCCTCCAGCAATCCGGCACCTATCGCGAGAACCAGAAGGTGACCGAGCGCGCCATGGACTCCAACGATCTGGAGCGCGAGCGCGGCATCACCATTCTGGCCAAAGCGGCCTCGGTGCAGTGGAAAGATACCCGCATCAACATCGTCGATACCCCCGGCCACGCCGATTTCGGCGGTGAGGTCGAGCGCATCCTGAACATGGTGGACGGTGCGCTGGTGCTGGTGGATGCGGCCGAAGGCCCGCTGCCGCAGACCAAGTTCGTGGTCTCCAAGGCGCTCAAGGTCGGCCTGAAGCCGATCGTCGTCATCAACAAGGTCGATCGTCCCGACGCGCGGGCGACCGAAGTCATCAACGAGGTGTTCGACCTGTTCGCTGCGCTCGACGCCAGCGAGGAGCAGCTCGACTTCCCAATCCTGTACGGATCGGCCAAGCAGGGCTGGATGGCTGATAGCCCGGATGGATCGCACGAGGCCGGCATGCAGCCGCTGTTCGACCTGATCGTGCGCCATGTCGCGCCGCCGACCGTCGAGGAAGGCCCGTTCCGCATGATCGGCACCATTCTCGAAGCCAACCCCTATCTCGGCCGCATCATCACCGGCCGCATCACCTCAGGCTCGATCAAGCCGAACCAGGCCGTGAAGGTGCTGGGCGCCGATGGCAAGACGATCGAGCAGGGCCGCATCACCAAGATCCTCGCCTTCCGCGGCATCGAGCGCACCCCGCTCGACGAAGCCGACGCGGGCGACATCGTCGCGATCGCCGGCCTGACCAAGGGCACCGTCGCCGACACCTTCTGCGATCCCAGCGTCGAGACCCCGCTGGTGGCGCAGCCGATCGACCCGCCGACCGTGTCGATGTCCTTCATCGTCAACAACTCGCCGCTCGCCGGCACCGAAGGCGACAAGGTGACGAGCCGCATGATCCGCGACCGCCTGCTGCGCGAGTCCGAGGGCAACGTCGCGCTGCGGGTCGTCGAGGCGTCGGACAAGGACGCGATGGAAGTCTCCGGCCGCGGCGAATTGCAGCTCGCGATCCTGATCGAGACCATGCGCCGCGAAGGCTTCGAGCTCTCGGTGTCGCGTCCGCGCGTCGTGCTGCAGAAGGACGAGGCCACCGGCGCCACCCTGGAGCCGATCGAGGAAGTCGTGATCGACGTCGACGAGGAGCATTCCGGCGTCGTCGTGCAGAAGATGAGCGAGCGCAAGTCCGAGCTGATCGAGATGAAGCCGTCTGGCGGCAACCGCCTCCGGCTGGTGTTCTACGCGCCGACCCGCGGCCTGATCGGCTATCAGGGCGAACTGCTCACCGACACCCGTGGCACCGCGATCATGAACCGTCTGTTCCACGGCTACGCGCCCTACAAGGGCGAGATCCAGGGCCGCCGCAACGGCGTCCTGATCTCCAACGACCAGGGCGACGCGGTCGCCTACGCCATGTTCAAGCTGGAAGACCGCGGTCCGATGATGATCGAGCCGGGCTGGAAGGTCTACAAGGGCATGATCGTCGGCGAGCACACCCGCGACAACGATCTCGAGATCAACGTGCTCAAGGGCAAGCAGCTCACCAACATCCGCACGACGTCGAAGGACGAAGCGGTGCGCCTGACCCCGCCGATCCGGATGACGCTCGAAAAGGCGCTCGCCTATATCGAGGACGACGAGCTGGTCGAGATCACGCCGAAGTCGATCCGCCTGCGCAAGCGGCACCTCGACCCGAACGAGCGCAAGCGCGCGGAAAAGACCAAGGAAGTGGTGGCGTAA
- the ppa gene encoding inorganic diphosphatase, translating to MRIDAISIGKNVPHDVNVVIEVPVGGEPIKYEMDKEAGTLVVDRFLYTPMRYPGNYGFIPHTLSDDGDPCDVLIINTRAIIPGAVMSVRPVGVLFMEDEAGGDEKILAVPSSKLTQRYDKVTSYADLPDITLQQIQHFFEHYKDLEPGKWVKILRWGGPEDAQKLILEGIEREKKKRV from the coding sequence ATGCGTATCGATGCGATCTCGATCGGAAAAAACGTACCCCACGACGTCAACGTCGTCATCGAAGTCCCCGTGGGCGGCGAGCCGATCAAATACGAGATGGACAAGGAAGCCGGCACATTGGTGGTCGACCGCTTCCTCTACACGCCGATGCGTTACCCCGGTAACTACGGCTTCATCCCGCATACGCTGTCGGATGACGGCGACCCCTGCGACGTGCTGATCATCAATACGCGCGCCATCATTCCCGGTGCCGTCATGAGCGTGCGCCCGGTCGGCGTGCTGTTCATGGAGGACGAAGCCGGCGGTGACGAGAAGATCCTGGCGGTGCCCTCGTCAAAGCTGACGCAGCGTTACGACAAGGTGACGTCGTATGCCGACCTGCCGGATATCACGCTGCAGCAGATCCAGCACTTCTTCGAGCACTACAAGGATCTCGAGCCGGGCAAGTGGGTGAAGATCCTGCGCTGGGGTGGCCCGGAAGACGCGCAGAAGCTGATCCTCGAAGGCATCGAGCGCGAGAAAAAGAAGAGGGTGTAG
- a CDS encoding DUF2269 domain-containing protein, with protein sequence MTVYFLVKYLHVLGAIVILGTGTGIAFFMLMAHRSDNAEFIARTASVVVIADAIFTLSAVILQPVTGGLLMMLSATAITARWILASLALYAVAGAFWIPVVFMQIEMRDLARKAAQQHVALPERYFVLFRRWFAFGFPGFGATMLILWLMIAKPF encoded by the coding sequence ATGACGGTGTATTTCCTAGTCAAATATCTGCACGTGCTCGGCGCCATCGTCATCCTCGGCACCGGAACCGGCATCGCCTTCTTCATGCTGATGGCACATCGCAGTGATAATGCCGAGTTCATCGCGCGCACCGCCTCGGTGGTCGTGATTGCAGATGCGATCTTCACGCTGTCGGCCGTGATCCTGCAGCCGGTCACGGGCGGCCTGCTGATGATGCTCTCGGCCACGGCGATCACCGCGCGCTGGATCCTCGCCTCGCTCGCGCTCTATGCCGTCGCCGGCGCGTTCTGGATCCCCGTCGTCTTCATGCAGATCGAGATGCGCGACCTCGCGCGCAAGGCCGCCCAGCAGCACGTCGCGCTGCCGGAGCGCTACTTCGTCCTGTTCCGCCGCTGGTTCGCGTTCGGCTTCCCCGGCTTCGGCGCCACGATGCTGATCCTCTGGCTGATGATCGCTAAGCCGTTCTGA
- a CDS encoding thiol-disulfide oxidoreductase DCC family protein — MPKWPDDDVILFDGVCIFCSRWIRFVAKRDTAKRFRFTPIQSDYGARLARTFGIDPDDPDTNAVVHDGEVFMKSDAALTVLSHLPGWAWTRALFAMPKPLRNAVYSLIAHNRYRIFGKYDACFIPDADLRARVIE; from the coding sequence ATGCCCAAATGGCCCGATGACGACGTAATCCTGTTTGACGGTGTCTGCATCTTTTGCTCGCGCTGGATCCGCTTTGTCGCAAAACGCGACACGGCGAAGCGGTTTCGCTTCACGCCGATCCAATCGGATTACGGTGCGAGACTCGCGCGCACCTTCGGCATTGATCCGGATGATCCCGACACCAATGCAGTGGTTCACGATGGTGAGGTATTCATGAAATCCGACGCGGCGCTGACAGTGCTGTCGCATTTGCCGGGCTGGGCCTGGACCCGCGCGTTGTTCGCTATGCCAAAGCCACTGCGCAATGCGGTCTACAGCCTGATCGCGCACAACCGCTATCGCATCTTCGGCAAGTACGATGCGTGCTTCATACCCGATGCCGATTTGCGCGCACGGGTAATCGAGTGA
- a CDS encoding S9 family peptidase, with translation MRLLDTLVLLPLLSLLTASPLCAQVTFGSSGAESEPFRRQEWRVPSPDTGIAARALLFRPLSAGPFRLAVIAHASTENVLRRAQMPQPDYRALTAFLVARGFAVLVPERLGHGATGGRYVEDQGGCDEADYARAGRATAEEISLALDYLRKQDFVRKDAAIVLGHSAGGWGALALANADPKEISAIIAFAPGRGGHANDESNKICAPHTLVAAAKEFGKAARIPVTWLVASNDSYFAPAFSKALADAFRGGGDRVDFRALPAIGSEGHWMIETEAGVKAASSELDRALKPVTAKKP, from the coding sequence ATGCGGCTCCTCGACACCCTTGTTCTTCTTCCTTTGCTGTCCCTGCTGACGGCGTCGCCTCTGTGCGCTCAGGTCACGTTTGGGTCATCGGGCGCAGAAAGCGAGCCGTTCCGCCGCCAGGAATGGCGCGTGCCGTCGCCGGATACCGGCATCGCCGCGCGCGCGCTGCTGTTCCGCCCGCTCAGTGCCGGACCGTTCCGGCTTGCGGTGATTGCACATGCTTCGACGGAGAACGTGTTGCGTCGTGCACAAATGCCACAGCCGGACTATCGCGCCCTCACCGCATTTCTCGTCGCGCGCGGTTTTGCCGTGCTGGTGCCGGAGCGGCTCGGCCATGGTGCGACGGGCGGTCGCTATGTCGAGGATCAGGGCGGCTGTGACGAAGCGGACTACGCGCGCGCGGGCCGCGCGACCGCGGAGGAAATTTCGCTCGCACTGGATTATCTGCGCAAGCAGGATTTTGTTCGCAAGGATGCCGCAATCGTGCTCGGCCACTCTGCGGGTGGCTGGGGTGCGCTCGCGCTTGCCAATGCCGATCCGAAAGAGATCTCCGCGATCATCGCGTTTGCGCCCGGGCGCGGCGGCCACGCCAATGATGAGTCGAACAAGATCTGTGCTCCACATACGCTCGTCGCGGCAGCGAAGGAGTTCGGCAAGGCCGCGCGCATTCCCGTCACATGGCTTGTTGCGAGCAATGACAGCTATTTCGCGCCCGCGTTCTCGAAGGCATTGGCAGACGCGTTTCGTGGCGGCGGCGATAGAGTTGATTTTCGCGCGTTGCCCGCCATCGGCAGCGAGGGCCATTGGATGATCGAGACCGAGGCTGGCGTCAAAGCTGCAAGCAGCGAGCTCGATCGTGCGCTGAAGCCTGTGACGGCGAAGAAGCCATGA
- a CDS encoding GNAT family N-acetyltransferase — MSTTLIEVRPAKAADATAVASTHDEAWRSAYQGIIPGAELEKLINRRGPQWWDSAIRKGSRVSVLVFGDKIAGYANYGRNRARSLHFDGEIYELYLRPEFQGLGFGRRLFTAARRDLMQSNLKSMVVWALSDNDPATEFYRALGGRMVARSSERFGPKALDKVAFAWTN; from the coding sequence ATGAGCACAACCCTGATCGAGGTCCGGCCGGCCAAAGCTGCAGATGCAACTGCGGTGGCGTCCACCCATGACGAAGCCTGGCGTTCAGCCTATCAGGGCATCATTCCCGGCGCCGAGCTGGAGAAGCTGATCAACCGCCGCGGTCCGCAGTGGTGGGACAGCGCGATCCGCAAGGGCAGCCGCGTCAGCGTGCTGGTGTTCGGCGACAAGATCGCAGGCTACGCCAATTACGGCCGCAACCGCGCCCGCAGCCTGCATTTCGACGGCGAGATCTACGAGCTGTACCTGCGCCCCGAGTTTCAAGGCCTCGGCTTCGGCCGCCGCCTGTTCACCGCCGCCCGCCGCGACCTCATGCAGAGCAATCTGAAGAGCATGGTGGTGTGGGCGCTCTCGGACAACGATCCGGCGACCGAGTTCTATCGGGCGCTGGGCGGCCGCATGGTGGCGCGCTCGTCGGAGCGGTTCGGGCCGAAGGCGCTCGATAAAGTTGCCTTCGCCTGGACCAACTAA
- a CDS encoding DUF167 domain-containing protein — translation MTEPWRTSTTGVSIALRVTPRGGRDGIDGIEQLSDGRSVLKVRVRAIADAGEANRAVLVLLAKSLRVPQASVSLLSGATSRLKQVAVEGDPARLTQALREIASAKLKD, via the coding sequence TTGACCGAACCTTGGCGCACATCCACCACGGGTGTCAGCATCGCATTGCGGGTGACGCCGCGTGGCGGACGTGACGGCATCGACGGGATCGAGCAACTCTCGGACGGCCGCAGCGTGTTGAAGGTGCGCGTGCGTGCCATCGCCGATGCCGGCGAGGCCAATCGGGCAGTGTTAGTGCTGCTGGCGAAATCGCTTCGTGTGCCCCAGGCCAGCGTCAGTCTCCTCTCGGGGGCGACGTCGCGGCTGAAGCAGGTCGCCGTCGAGGGGGATCCGGCACGGCTAACGCAAGCGTTGCGTGAGATCGCTTCAGCCAAATTGAAAGACTAA
- a CDS encoding SDR family oxidoreductase: MNQRTILVLGASGLIGRFVTDDLRARGFRVVGAARRLSPAQKMSALDIELPILWLDAAALTRLLSEHAVGVAVNCLGVLQDGPGSDTNAVHRDFVSRLLQAIAGSGRAIRLVHISIPGTAETDRTAFATTKREAERLIGASGIPHAILRPGFVVAPSAYGGSAMLRALAAFPIELPMAEMATPFQPVAVEDVSATIAWLAARDIKDASVNAVSWDLMRSEPITMAGVIKQFRHAFGTAGWPRIAMPSFMLDLGARIGDLVNHLGWMPPMRSTAIAELRRGVSGDPSAWIAATGIAPKTLTDAIGRHPATTQDKWFARLFMVKALIVASLVAFWLVSGFIALFVSYRAAAGILSAHGFPPALVAPITIGTSLMDMSIGGLIAFRRTAAVGLVAGIVVSLGYMFGAAILTPDLWIEPLGALVKTGPAIVLMLVALLMLDNR, translated from the coding sequence ATGAACCAGCGAACCATTTTGGTGCTCGGCGCCTCCGGCCTGATTGGCCGTTTCGTCACCGACGATCTGCGCGCGCGGGGTTTTCGTGTTGTCGGCGCTGCGCGCCGCCTGTCGCCGGCGCAGAAGATGAGCGCGCTCGATATCGAGCTGCCGATCCTGTGGCTCGATGCCGCCGCGCTGACACGCTTGCTGAGCGAGCATGCGGTGGGTGTTGCCGTGAACTGCCTCGGCGTGCTCCAGGACGGCCCCGGCAGCGACACCAACGCGGTGCATCGTGATTTCGTCAGCCGTCTGCTTCAAGCCATCGCCGGCAGCGGCCGTGCGATCCGGCTGGTGCACATCTCGATCCCCGGAACCGCCGAGACGGATCGGACCGCGTTCGCCACGACCAAGCGCGAGGCGGAGCGGCTGATTGGGGCCTCTGGCATTCCCCACGCGATCCTGCGGCCCGGCTTCGTGGTGGCGCCATCGGCTTATGGCGGCAGCGCCATGCTGCGCGCGCTCGCCGCCTTTCCGATCGAGCTGCCGATGGCGGAGATGGCAACGCCGTTCCAGCCCGTTGCGGTCGAAGATGTTTCGGCGACCATCGCCTGGCTCGCCGCGCGCGACATCAAGGATGCGTCCGTGAACGCAGTGAGCTGGGACCTGATGCGATCCGAGCCGATCACGATGGCCGGCGTCATCAAGCAGTTCCGGCACGCGTTCGGTACGGCCGGCTGGCCGCGGATCGCGATGCCGTCCTTCATGCTCGATCTCGGTGCAAGAATCGGCGATCTCGTTAATCATCTCGGCTGGATGCCGCCGATGCGCTCCACCGCTATCGCCGAGCTGCGCCGCGGCGTGAGCGGCGATCCCTCAGCGTGGATCGCTGCAACCGGCATTGCGCCGAAAACGCTGACGGATGCGATCGGACGCCACCCCGCCACCACCCAGGACAAATGGTTCGCGCGGCTGTTCATGGTCAAGGCGCTGATTGTCGCGAGCCTGGTCGCGTTCTGGCTCGTCTCCGGGTTCATCGCGCTGTTCGTGTCCTACCGCGCCGCCGCCGGCATCTTGTCCGCGCACGGCTTTCCGCCGGCGCTGGTCGCTCCCATCACTATCGGCACCAGCTTGATGGACATGAGCATCGGCGGGCTGATCGCCTTCCGCCGCACGGCAGCGGTCGGACTCGTTGCAGGCATCGTCGTCTCGCTCGGCTACATGTTCGGTGCTGCGATCCTGACGCCCGACCTCTGGATCGAGCCGCTCGGCGCGCTGGTGAAGACCGGGCCGGCGATCGTGCTGATGCTGGTTGCGCTCTTGATGTTGGACAATCGCTGA
- a CDS encoding YggT family protein, with the protein MRPIVFILIQIINLYIYLLIASAILSWLIAFNVVNTRNQFVGAVWEFLYRITEPVLGPIRRRLPAMGGLDLSPIVAFFVLWLIQLYLAEYVYPNVP; encoded by the coding sequence ATGCGCCCGATAGTCTTCATTCTGATCCAGATCATCAATCTCTACATCTACCTGCTGATCGCATCGGCAATTCTGTCCTGGTTGATCGCGTTCAATGTCGTGAACACCCGCAACCAGTTCGTCGGCGCGGTCTGGGAATTTCTCTATCGGATTACCGAACCGGTCCTCGGCCCGATCCGGCGGAGGCTGCCCGCCATGGGCGGGCTCGATCTGTCTCCGATCGTCGCCTTCTTCGTGCTCTGGTTGATCCAGCTCTATCTCGCCGAGTACGTCTATCCGAACGTGCCGTAG